The genomic region AAAGCATCCATGGCAACTCCGAAATGGAACTAGGCACCAAGAACTATTTTCTCGCTGCACCTACGTGTGGACAACTTAGAGAAGAAAAACCTGAACTGCGTAGCTATTACAGATATGTGGTCCTGCTGTCTGTAAGGACTGATGCTACTATAAACAACTTTCCCACACACGTAAAGCACTAAGCTAGGAGTCGGAGCAACAGCTGTTTGCTTAACCCTTACCACTTTGCCATTCAATTCTGTTTTTGCTTGATATACTCATAGTAGCTGCTTTACGGATGTAGCATGTACAATTAATCACTGCAATGCAGGGAACATTTAAGGAGTGAACTGCAGCTCGAGTTTACCTTTAGACCTATGTGTGAAAATGGCTCCTATTAAAGGCTCATAGTTGTGTTGCGGCTGCCGCCTCCATTGCCtaacattgtttaaccccttaaggaccaagcttctggaataaaagggaatcatgacatgtcacacatgtcatgtgtccttaaggggttaatcagcaaTGTGATCCTCCAACTTGACTCATAGACAGCATTCAAACCTCAAAGGCTGCCAAGTAACATAGCCAGCACATTTTCGTTCTTAGTTTAAAACCTTGTTACATTGTATATTTCATATACaatatgttacattgtatatgaaTGAGTCTCTGAAGGTGTTTGAAATATGCAAATAATTTGGTAAGTGAAAGGAAGCACTGGAATAGTATtcctaaaacagtttttttttttacatttttttgaccATTTTTAATGCACAAATAATATTTTATGTCCATGCAATAATTTAGAACCCCAGTCCATACTGCAGTTTGTCAACACCTGGCTTAGAGAACTGGTGCTTGGTCTGATCATGTctacccttttttatttattgatattttgTGTTAAAGATTTGTAGCATTATAGCAACCATTGGTATATTCTAAAGATGGTGATGAGGAAAATGGTAGTGACTGCTTTCTTCATATTTAAGTTTACATTTAGTATACGAGTGATTGtatatgaaacaaacaaaaaaaactgcaagGAAAACTGAAAGAAAGATCAAGTTTGTTCTTGTAACTGTTCCTTTTTCATTCACTCCACTTAAGAATATTTGTATGAAATAGTCACTTTAGGGGAGTAAAGTGATGTATGGTTTAACTTATCTCCACTGCTTATGTGACCTCCACAAACACTGCGCTAGTGGTTAGTAGGGTCCCCAGATTTTGAAGCCACTGTTGGACATGACTATAAAGGAAATTTAAATTGCTAATTGTTatttccaaaaaataataataatgatgatatagaaaagtaatatttaaccccttcaggacggagtcaatagtgcacgttctgatcaaaacaaaacgtaaacaaaaactggaatttgcgctatgtgtctgttcacccgtagttcccctctttcatattatatgcacccacacttattatatatcattttgttcaggagaaacagggctttaatttaccattaactattcatatatggaatataatttattatgaataaaataaaaaaaactgtgagaaatttatttattttttaaaaatgtgtggttccgcctcacattttagctgtaaatgtcataatactgttaggttttactgcaacaaaatgcacatatttgtaatcagcgatgtctcacgagtacaacagtaccccccattaacaggttgtatgttgttttggaaagttacagggtcaaatatagaacgttccattttcaaattgaaatttgccagattagtaatgttacctttgagacggtgtggtagcccaggaatgagaattacccccataatggcataccatttgaaaaagtagacaagccaaggtattgaaagtggggtatgtttagtctttgttagtagccacttagtcacaaacactggccaaagttagcgttcatatttttttttgtgtgaaaaaagcaaaaaacgaatatttggccagtgtttgtgactaagtggctactaagaaagactggacataccccacttgcaatacctcgggttgtctacttttgcaaatggtatgccatcatgggggtaattctcattcctgggctaccatacgctctcaaaggcaacataaccaatctagcaaatttcaatgtgaaaaaaatgaaacgcaagccttatatgtgactctctaactttccaaaacaccataaaacctgtacatggggggtactgttattctcgggagacttcactaaacacaaatattagtgttttaaaacagtaaaacatattacaacaataatatagtccataaaagtgccgtttgtttgtaaaaaatgcaaaaaacgtcacttttacttaaaatatcatcgttgtaatacaatttaccagtttgaaacactaatatttgagttcagcgaagtctcccgagtaaaacagtaccccctatgtacaggttttatggtgtcgtggagtattacagggtcaaatatagtgcttgcaaattaaattctctgcactttcttcctgtgttgtcaggcatgtcaatcaaattttaattaatcaaatcacataattatgttaaaagattatttaaatatacatgtagaattttaatatatatgcatttataggtatttaaattctacgtgtatactaatgtaatcttttatgtaattatatgtatttatctatatatatatatttgcggttatttgtattttatatatagatagatatatatagaatgtcattctaagtgtattttgttaccaatatatatatattaataacaaaatacagttagaatgaaattacatatgaatatataatttatattaaattttgtttcaatattttatttatttattttattattttatttatttattattttaattatacgtatatatatataatatatatatgtacatctattatatatataatatatatacatattatatatatgtaacatcattctaagtgtattttaatgctaatatatatacttatattagtattaaaatacactttgtatgacgttacatatatataatatgtatatatattatatatataatatatatacatattatatatatataaaaatattttcaatttattttttaacatgtttaatttctttttttatactttcttaccagcagggggactgtctgatattttagacagtccccctgcaggcagatccatagccagctatagggggccatgtgatcgctctttgagagcgatcacatggcccccgggggcctcatttgccgtgggagggctgcctgggctgtcaggcagccccccagaagcggatcgcggcggaggtaagtataacttacctcctggggctcaaagccgttacggcgttccatgccgccgcaacggctttaaagcccattataatggggacggcatggaacgccgtaacggcgttaacgggttaatggAAATCTAAAAAgaaattaatggaaaaaaaaaatttgtttcagAAAATTACTGATTGAAATTCATTGATGTTATCATGTGTAGGTTAAGTTCTTTCCCGTTTGGAGGAAAATTACCCAAATACACTCATTAATCCTatagatattttatgtttttgttaaagTGGAAGtctgctgttgtggttatggtcccATGTGTACCTGGAGGGCCCATTTAAACATTAGCCTGTTTGAAAACAGTTTATTCATATTACTGTAAGAAGGCATGTGGCAATCCAGGTATCttaaccactacattgagctgtagtgatAAGGGTGCTTGGACCACTTTTTTTAACTACTTATAAAGTAGTGGAAAGCTTAGAGAAAAACATGTAAGCTGCAGTACATGGGACCTGATAGTTTCCTTAATTTGTAAATCATGTAGGTTTACATTGTCTTATTGATTGGACTTACATATATTGCAGTACCAGATAAACCAGGAgaaagtggacttttccactctaAGAAATATCCAGGGGCTACATGCACCACTGAAACTACAGATGGAGTTTAAAGCTGTCAGACAGGTAAGTTATGGAAATCATTATCCTTGGTGGGTGGGGGATCCTATATATGTGTATGAATAGTGCTAAGTAAAATTTTAGTGTTTAAATACAGCTCGCCAACATAAACATATGTTTTCATATTCATAATGCTTTAAAAGAGATACCTAAAGTAGTTGACATACAAAATTAACTTTCCCTGTCCTCTCAATGGGAGCAGTAAAGCTTACTCTCTGCTCTACGGGATAAGGCAAAAAAGTTATAATTTGGGCAATGGAGTCTTCAAAAATATCACAGGCAACTGGACAAGTGAAATGCCCAGTGTTTTCTCTAAGGTTACTTATTAGAACATTATGTGGTCCTGTTTACTGCCCTACTGGCAGAATGTTGTCTTTCAGtagtttgttaaaggaacactatagggtcaagaacacaaacatgtatttctgaccctatagtgctaaatccaccatttaggtggcttgcctccccCTTAACCCCCTTAAAAAGAATTAagactcaccttatttccagcgccgcgtggGTACGCCtgcgctggccctgcccccttggtgacattatcagatttgcgtttttttttttagccaatctGATGCTTTTCCCATGATTGGCTAAATTTGGCTTCGGTGGCGGgcaaaatgccattttggccaatcagcacctcctcatagagatgcatttaattaatgcatctctataaggaaaattcagcgttggattttgatgtttttcttttatatgcaaatgtaattatatatgctgtaataatatgtatattattacagcatggaaaataccttttttaaaaatacgtttttatattttttttacatttcgtaGCTCAATTTGTAtccatataaaaaaatttaaattcagaTTTGTATGACctgtgcatttaaaataaataaagtaattggCAAGGTTCTTTGTATAAGTTTATACTATGTAAGTTTATTACTATCTGTTCTGTATATGCAAGATGCCATGCATGTCATTTTGAGAAAGAGCGATGTGAGCTTCTCCTCTTCTTTTGTTCTTCAGGTTCAGCGTCTCCCATTCCTACAAAGTTCTAACATTGCTTTGGATTCGTTGAAAGGGAATGATGAGTGCATTGGCTTTGAAGATATTCTCAATGGTAAATATGTGTTCCATTTAGCAATTTGTTAGgcctcatttttttatttattttttttcaactgtTTAGTCATTTTAGAATGGTCTAATCTGATAACTTCAACCTTTTAGTTGGCAAGCTCAAAACACTGTTTAACTTAATACACACTGCAGCCTATTTTGCTACGGCCAATTCTGaactggcaccaaaacaactttagcttaatgaatcagttttggtgtatagacatgcccctgcagtctcacttctcaaatctgtgccatttaggagttatattactttgtttttgaagccctagtcacaccttcctgcgtGTGAGtggcacagtcttcctaaacacttgtgTGGAGAGATcttatgtttaaacttcctttataaaacaattttttttaaattacattttttttatctcctgcactgttgacTTGCTCATGCATGGTCTTTAAAGCCATTGACATCTGATTGGAAATGACATGAGAATCACAACCATatgaggtgtgactagagttgcataatcagaaacaaaattgattttaactcctaaatggcagataattgagcagtgaaactgtgaGGGTCATTATCTACACAtcaactgaaattctggtctttcctccctcaagtgtttctactcccttgtctgtctccctccaagtcaacggtgctaccatcagctctaccacgcaggctcgctgcctaggtgttctctttgactccgacctttcCTTCATGCCTCATTTTCAGTCTATTGACAAAAATAGGTTTAAAATAGctgatgcagaaataaaaaaattctgctcTTGGTTATAGTCGAAGCTtgcttgggtgttttttttttttttgccttgaagGTGCAATTTAGATTCAGTTTGCCATTCAGAATTTAATGATTTACTCTAAAGACCTCTTTCCTTTGAGATTCTCCacatgtatattgtgtgcagttatATTCTTTCCCATAAAAAGAGATTTTAAGCAGCCAGTGGTCTCATATTTACTGTAGGTAATGTGGCTATCATCTGACATAATCCTCCCTAACATctgctacctgcaattctgtacTTTGTAAATTATTAATCTGTCCTAATCTGAATTCTCTCTTGTAGATCCAACACAAAGTGAAGTAATGGGAGACCCACACATGATGATGGAATATAAACTGGGTTTATTGTAACAAATGTATGCACAAAATAACCAATAAAACAGTGAATTCTTTTTGTAAATGGCTTAGAATCTATCTTTAAATCTGCAGGATGTCTCCCCCGTGTATGCAATTATGAACAATTTATACACTGAATTCCACTATATCTATCCATTGTTTGTTAAATATACAATATGCCAATTTACATACAGTTTTCAGTGTTTTCTACTTTCTTCAAGTCCATTTGTAAATTTGTGTTTTTGGAAGTTGATGGTCAATACCCCCCCTTAATTCAGTCTCTTCATTTTACTAGACTTGTGTTTTCAAATGAAGAATTTTGGACCTTTCTGTTTATCGGAATCAAAAATGAATTTCATGTGTCTGTATTACAcacaaatgaatgaaaaaaattaattataaaaattgaGCTCTACCAGTCTCCACCAGTAAGATAAAAAACATGTTACATGTGATAATGTTGGAGATAATGATGGAAAAGTTTAAATGGATTTAAAGTTGTATAATACAGTCTAAAGATGAAGTCACAAAGTCAACACCCCTCTCAAACTATAGAGGAGCAGTAAAGTTTTCTGCCCGCAAGAGGAATAGGCTGTCAGATCATAAGGGATGCCTGTCTGGATTGCATTTCAAGTTAGTGGTGAGAAACTCTATTAGAAGGCCAATTTTGGATGGACTTTCAACATTGTATTTTCCATTGAGAGGAAGTGGAGGAGACAGTCTTAGGTGCTTTGGTTTTAATGATAGTTTCTTTCTACGTCACTTCTGTGAATTTCAGTTTTGtggtaatatacatatatagagtaAATGGGGTTCCTTTGGCCAACAAAATGACAATGAAATGTGAGTCAGCAATTGATATAAACACACTGAGCTAAATTTCATGCAGcaaaacaataaatgtaataaaacctATAGGAATTTATATGATCATAGGAATTAAGGAGAGGTCTAAAGAAAATAAACCTACAGATTCCAATCCAACTACTTGTATGTGGGGCTCTGTTTGGACTGTTATGTAAATTAAAATGTACTATACACTAGCAGAATTGTGCTTGGCCACAAGATGGCTCCCTCCAAAATCTTAAAAACAAAGCTTGAGCTAAATCTAGTTCTAAAGATttgaaagcaaaataaaaatagagatgGCTCTGTATAACTCAGGGTATGTCACAAATAGTGGGGTAATTAAAGGCAGTAGATGACTATGAAATGTGTAAGTATACTACAAAGTATTTCTTCACGCACTTCAAGCAGTCATTAACAGGATTTCTCCATGACTCCAAAGTTTATATGGAATAGGCTTGTACGTTGGCAGATACATTTtccaagaatataaaaaaaaaaaatcctgacagATGATTTTTGTGGTTTTGATTGTCAGAATTTCGTCCAGAGCAAACTAATCATATGAACCACAGGGCTTAACATTTTGCCAATAAGTGTActgtaaaatgtatacaaaatacatttcCTGGCTAAACATGGCAGCATAACTTATGTGTTAGCTTCTCCCCAGTATTCAGAGCAGGAATGGTTAATTCACAATTAACCATAGTCCATAAAATCCCCCTTACCCTCTGATTTCCCCAGTAGTGTTTCTTTTTCCTGTCTTGCTCACAGACATCTTTCAGGTCctagtatattttattttctgggcTCACTACCATGTCTAACATAGTCTTACTAGGGTTTTTCAGATAAACCAGTAATTAGACTGCGTGGACAGGACTAACTGATTGAGTTTCTTGTTATAAGTAACTCCAAAGTCTGAATCATATTTAAGTAGGATTACTTTAGGGCAACATACACGGAGTTCTGCGTATCTCCTAATATTAGGGTAGTGTGGAAATACATAATTTGGTTTGTAGGTCTTCGAGAGGAGTTCCTCTTGATGTCTTGAGCCTAAGAAAATGTTGGCAGTAGTGGTAGCTGGGATTACAAGCTCCTTTCCTCTCCAGCAGCAGTCTATCGGCATATAAGATGGCAGCCACTATTCTCCTTGAGGATTTTTCTTCCCTCAGTACTTCTGCACATGCGCACTCTGCCATTTCCATGGCAGAGGTTTAGGAGCATGTACGGAGGCCTTTGCAAGTTTAATAGGCTAACCGTTATTTTAGACTTTTTAGTGTACTGCACAGTGTGTTGTTtctggtgtgtatctatgtactgCTGCCAACTTATATTTCCCTGATATAGTTAAGTTTTGATTTCCTTTATACATTCCTTTAAATTCCCCTTTTAATCTCCTTAGTCTTTTAATAACATTCTTAGACATTTCTGTCAGGATGGCTTCTTCTCCCACCTCTTCACTCACCTCCCCTAGAAGTCATTATAGAAGAAAGGGGTGAGTCCAGTATCTGGGGCAATAAAAGTGCAGTGACAGCCTATAAGTAGTAACTTATGGCCCTGCAATTTCGGCCCTCGAACCTCCCATGAATCCTCTCCAAGgaagaagaaacaaaacaaaaatatcagATGGGTTGTGGTTCTAAAGCCCCTGAGGATAAGAAACTGTGCATCCAAGGTATGAAAGATATCGCAGAAGCTCACCCCAATCTGATTTGAAAACATGGAAATCTGAAGCCATTGCAAAAGGTTTCCAATCGGTATCAGGGTGCTATGAAGAGACCCAGAGAAGATTCTTTCCAGAACAGGAGGGATTCTATGAATCCTGGAACATATCTTTAGACTCCAGGAAGGTGGACAAATTATTTGCTTTTGTGAGAGATACTTT from Pelobates fuscus isolate aPelFus1 chromosome 1, aPelFus1.pri, whole genome shotgun sequence harbors:
- the POMP gene encoding proteasome maturation protein — translated: MNTKSSQLKDSIPIGELSTQYGGYGVQDTLRTGFTSVQSELLPSHPLELSERNYQINQEKVDFSTLRNIQGLHAPLKLQMEFKAVRQVQRLPFLQSSNIALDSLKGNDECIGFEDILNDPTQSEVMGDPHMMMEYKLGLL